The DNA sequence GTCTCGCCAGCGCGATCTCGCTTCAGTGCTTCCGCTTTCGCGCTACGCGGAGATCGTTTTCACAGGGTGTGGCTCGTCCTATCACATTTCCCTGTGCGCCGCGCGAGCCTGGCAGCAATTAACCGGCCGACGCACGCTGGCTCTCCCTTCGTCTGAGCTGCTTCATTTCCCCGAAAGCTACCTCGGTCGAGAATCGGCTCCGCTGGTCTTCGCTATTTCCCGCAGTGGCGGCACGGATGAAACGCTGCTTGTGGTTGAAAGGCTCCGATCTTACTGCCGCACGACGGTTATTGCGGTCGTTGCTCAAGAGGGAACTCCTCTGGGGCGGAGTGCTGATGCAGAGCTGGCTTTTGTCGAATGTCATGAACGAAGCATCGTCACCACCCAGGCTTTCACCGGGATGCTGTATGGCTTGCTTCTTCTGGGAGATTCCCTGGGAGGGCTGTACCATGCCTCCGAACTTCGGCGCATTCCGGATCTGGTGAAGTCAAGCCTGACGGCGCACGAATCTCTCGTGCGTCCGATGGGGGAGGCGAATCGCTTCAGACGCTTTGTCTTTCTCGGTTCGGGGCCTCTTTATG is a window from the Blastocatellia bacterium genome containing:
- a CDS encoding SIS domain-containing protein, whose product is MEEKENGQFTAREIFTQADSLREILRRAESRQRDLASVLPLSRYAEIVFTGCGSSYHISLCAARAWQQLTGRRTLALPSSELLHFPESYLGRESAPLVFAISRSGGTDETLLVVERLRSYCRTTVIAVVAQEGTPLGRSADAELAFVECHERSIVTTQAFTGMLYGLLLLGDSLGGLYHASELRRIPDLVKSSLTAHESLVRPMGEANRFRRFVFLGSGPLYGLAAEAALKMTEMALTPAHFYHTLEFRHGPKLIVSPETLAVILVSRPERAYLPLLMEEIADLGGEVLLIADGEVESSGSRISFAAEMMDDIFLPVLFAPVVQQLAFWRAMARGHDPDRPPTLVRTVKLSRQTAPERSAD